In Vigna angularis cultivar LongXiaoDou No.4 chromosome 8, ASM1680809v1, whole genome shotgun sequence, one DNA window encodes the following:
- the LOC108344145 gene encoding putative F-box/FBD/LRR-repeat protein At5g56810, producing the protein MEEEKESMAELKPQTKKKQNTRREKDKMDFLSELSDDVLLHIMHFMDTTTAVRTSLLSKRWNKVWKCLTTLCFKRSDFKTLDSYDQFVYHVVSKRDTSISLHRLDLEACTVTQELLNHITPLLHYVPNLSIYLDYFSPKEFYHSIPVIFSSPSLTSLTLSCTLGILKLPQSLELPSLRTLNLTNVTFTARDGDECAEPFSSCFLLNSLVLLGCSLSNPAKVLSISNPNLSRFTTIRYSEVKYKIVLSAPNLTHLDIRSSIACHEVSSTCDFALLEEAVIENSVCPLIVLRLLKMLSYVKIVTFSYPVTYYLFREPFLHTFRVPPDFSLILFVLHESLS; encoded by the coding sequence atggaagaagaaaaagaaagcatggCAGAGTTGAAGCCACAAACCAAGAAGAAACAGAATACCAGAAGAGAGAAAGATAAGATGGACTTCCTCAGTGAGTTGTCTGACGATGTTCTTCTCCACATTATGCATTTCATGGACACAACTACAGCAGTTCGAACGTCTCTCTTATCCAAACGATGGAACAAAGTTTGGAAATGTCTCACCACTCTCTGTTTCAAACGCAGCGACTTCAAAACTCTCGACAGCTACGACCAATTTGTCTACCATGTTGTCTCCAAGAGAGACACTTCCATTAGTTTGCATCGTCTTGATCTAGAAGCATGCACCGTAACACAAGAGCTTCTCAACCATATCACTCCTCTTCTGCATTACGTGCCAAATTTGAGCATCTATCTCGATTACTTTTCTCCAAAAGAGTTTTATCATTCCATACCTGTCATCTTTTCTTCACCCTCTCTCACATCTCTCACTCTTTCATGTACTCTTGGTATCTTGAAACTTCCACAATCTCTAGAACTACCTTCGCTCAGAACCTTGAATCTCACAAATGTCACTTTCACCGCAAGGGACGGTGATGAGTGCGCCGAACCCTTTTCATCCTGTTTTTTGTTGAACAGTTTGGTCCTTCTGGGGTGTTCTTTGAGCAACCCTGCCAAAGTCCTCAGCATATCAAATCCCAATCTTTCTCGTTTCACCACGATAAGGTACTCCGAAGTGAAGTACAAGATTGTGCTTTCTGCCCCGAATCTCACCCATCTCGATATCAGAAGTTCGATAGCCTGTCATGAGGTCTCCTCCACGTGTGACTTTGCCCTTCTTGAAGAAGCCGTCATTGAGAACTCTGTTTGTCCTTTAATCGTTTTAAGGTTGCTGAAAATGTTGTCCTATGTAAAGATAGTAACATTCTCTTATCCTGTCACATACTACTTGTTTCGAGAACCGTTCCTCCACACTTTTCGTGTTCCTCCAGACTTTTCGTTAATTCTTTTCGTCTTACACGAGTCTCTCTCATaa